One Glycine max cultivar Williams 82 chromosome 8, Glycine_max_v4.0, whole genome shotgun sequence genomic window, CAAAGTAAACAATTTAGTAAGAAAGAAGTATACCTCTGTGAATTCTGATGGAAGCAGGAGAAGAGCAGCTGACACTGCAGCTCTCGAGTTAACAGAATTGGTGCTGTTGACATCTAAATTATCGACAACAATGTGAAACTGATTGAAACACATCCAAAAACATAGGGAAAAGAAATAGGCCTCTATCATGGATTCATTATCAGGAAAATTGATGACAGGCAAACTATGAGATAGATATATGAAACTAGCCCTGGAGAAGTGTTACATGTGTTAGAGATATGAGATATTGCCTCACCTGAATTTTGAATTTAGAATAAGTTTTAGATAATGTTTTGGTTATTGTTGcagattttatcttttatattttgtgtcagttaattaatttaaataaaaatgatagaagATAGATTAGGTTGTTTAGGATTTTCAGATTGGTTGTAAGCCTATATATATAGGCCCCCTCACTTTATGAATAATATTGGTTATTTACCTATATTgttaatttctctattttttctgCAAGTTCTCcctatttctatattttattttacaaaatatttccaACAACATGAACAATGGTACACTTTGGTATGTTGTATGCATACAAGTATGCAGTACATGACTTTTCTTGATATGAGGTACAAGGCATAGATTTACTTGGCTATTTAGGAGCGAAATTAACCTACAATCGGATTACCACGTATAGACTTCCAATAACTGAATAGACTCTTTTGCTTGTTTTAAAACACTAGTCATTGCCCATAATCTCTtttaatagtattatttttcatatcagAATGATGCTTAGATTCTGAGAACTAGGGATTTATTTTTTCAACCGTCTCTCTTTCACTCCTCCACAACCACCTCCCCCTCCATTCCCTCCTTTGTAATTACAATGCCTtcctgttttctttttttcttttttctgtccTCTAACACTaggctctttttttcttttttgtaattaaaaaaggttgctttattttcaaaaatgtcGCCACTTTTTTTCCATGACGATTTTGGTATAACTGACGAGGGAATGAAGTCGTTAAAACACTTTTTTGTAGTATTGTCTGACAAATCAGCACATTTGGAAAAACCTCAACATGGTTACCTCAAATGTTATATTGACGTCCCAGCATTGTGTATTAGAAATGCAGCAGGGAATTTTGTTGTGGCCAAATTAAACTGTATTATCATGGGATCCCACCACCACCAGTACATGAAGCGGAGGTAATTGGTTCATTACAGGCAGCTAATTGGCTTAAAGAGTTGAATCTTCAAAATGGTATCTCTTGGAGTTGAATTGCAAGTATGTGGTTGATAGTATCAAGTCATTTCATTATCTTCTTACTGAATTTGGTTCAATTCTCAGAAAGTGCAAGGAGAGCTTAAGTCATGTGCAAAAACCATTTACTTGGTTTCATTAGGAGACTAGtcaattttatctttcataCACTTGCTAGGACATCAAGATTGTTTGTTAGTCACCATGtttctttttgtcaaaaaaaaaaaaaaaaaaaactattcataTATTTCAATCAAGAGTTTTTGAACTTTGAGGGACTAGCTGAACATTTCAATCAAGAGCTTCAACGTTTTCAATAGtcagaccttttttttttaatggcaaAGAAATATGTATTAATATCATCCAATATAGCACAAGTTGTATCATATTGGATAACAAAGTACAGAAAGCTgaacaaataaaaacagaagaaaaaaaataaaatctcctTCACTGCTAATGGCCCAACATTGGCCTATAAACCCTTCTAGTCTTCTACCAACCCCAGTACCCCACCACACAACCCCTGCATATGAATACACACATAACGCAAGGTTCACCACCTTCACCTACATTGCATATTAAACCCTTCTTGATTATTAAGTTTCACTGCaagaattttcatttctttttcacttctacCTAAATCCTTTTTAGGTGGGAAGCTATGTCATGAGTCACCCTTTTGGTGACAGTTGATTGGTTGTCATTGCTTatctttatataattaaaaaaagttgggTATAAAAGGAAACatagaaataattataaaaaagggATACAAAAGGAACAATATTTTAATAgtaaagatgaaaatgaaagaaaaaagttacaaaTCTATAAACCATGAGCTAataacttataagttataaatcaGTTAATATTTACCTTAATTtggtcaaataaatttaaatgttagtcaaataagttaattaaaactcaacattttttatatgtCAAACTTTGTctctatattaattgttttttacatGAACACAGACTCCACATGTaatctttacttaaaaaatatttaccaattaattttgattctttacTAAGATTATAATGGCGttagattttattaatttgtttacaatcTTTAAAATAATGTCTCGTTGTCTAAGATAAAATATAGCTAACTCagcaaaaattaacatttttataattttaataaataacaaagaTGAATTCGTTTTTTTAAAGTATGAATCAAAACTTAAAGATTTTTCatgccaaaaaaattaaaaataatgataaatgtaGAAACTAGTTTATTGATTTAACTTGTTCTTTGAGGTTTTATCAATGTGTGCCCTTATGTCAGTATTcacagaatttaaaaaaaaaaccctataaatgaaaaaaatacacattaaaTATCTTGAGTTAAATCCGTACATTCTCTCTGTAAttctattttctaatttatatatttcaacttTTACCTAAATCAAATATACAGTGTTTatagatttaaataaattactgcCAGAagcttttatctttatatttttttaggaatcCAATAATACCCATATATGATATACGAATTTTTGTTATTCAATTATTTGTGTTCTAAGAAATCCGACTCAATACTTTAATAGACcccatttaaatataaaaataaggatttttttctaaaattaaaaaaatgttcttcTATAATTTTTAGATGCAAAatgttcaattaattaattaaattattacaatttttttaattggtaataTAGTTCTGTAACCAGATCATTCGCAATATATGAAAGAGTTAAAAGCAAATTATGATAGCATTCTAAAATGGATATCATAAATTAATGTGTGTGGTACATATAGATTTTGGTATTTAAACTAATTGAAATTGGGAGTAATGGTTTGGAATTCATAacattgtaaaatttgaaaaaaagagagatagagATTCAATAACTACTTGATTAGAAAGTGAGAGTTAATTATCATTTCATCAATCTTCTTCAccttatatataaatcaattttatatatttctaatgtgaatgaaaaatttaaaagtatatttaattaagatgcacaatgagattaaaaaacattaaacacTTTAAGGAGCAAAATAATACTGAGAGTGGTGAATTCCATTAAGGACAATACAGCaaacatacaattaatatacaaATACTATATTGCTATTAATTTGTCTATCGCATAGCAgagtattattaataattaaactaagtcAGATTAAGTTCCTATAATTAAGATGTTGtttcttataatatattatttatttaattttgatctttgctattaattaatttcaattttaaagttttgattgtttaaaatttatttgtctaatttttttttatcaaaagaaaagatttttactctttttacgAAATATTCAGCCTTGCTAAGAtattgattttacaaaaaagactaaaagtaaACGAAAGAAGTTAGGTGGAGGAGATTAGTGTCATAAAGCAGGGAATTAAGATTCAAGTAATTAGTGCGAAAGACATTTATTCACCTTTGGTATTCAATTTTGTACATCAAGAATATTTAAGATCCGTTTTGTATGGTTAACACACCCAATATATGAAGTTGATTTTAATGGATTTCAACTTTAGAAATTAAACTTGCCATGTTCTAAAGAAtatgttagtttattttaattaaatcattggtaataatatttctaatttaatcaataacatttcataaatataataagaatttaattaaaatatattcacaACATACGTCattaagttataaattattgtgTAAGAGTCCTTAGACTCAAAAGTGCTTAGAGAGCTGACGATCAAGAATTTGAACTTATGACTTGTTAGGGGCTAGAATTTATCTTGTTCTACTTGAATAAATGTTTGGGATTATCTaaggtaatttttaattgattaacactatataaatatttgtatactggtagtaaattaaaattaaactcacaaaataatatgtttatattgatattatttttcctttcaaaaaatatattgatactattttttaaaaaatgtatattataaaactaacttaattttaatttcatacttctttaattatacaatttaattatacataatattaaaattgatatattacattaataaaCTGGGTTAATATATCCTTAtcatacaaaatataaatcattaacTCTTAGTTgggtcaatttttttaactgcaggtaaataatttcatttagatTTTGGATAAGGTAAGGAAATTAACCCGTATCAACCTATGACATGAATATACCTTGTTACTTGTAAGTTGAAATGAATACACGcgggagagaaaaaatataaaagaagttcAAACAAttagataatataattttaattttaaaaatcattataatattttgtgagtaatatttaaaaaatgaatgaacaaTAAATATGGGGAACAAATTTtgctttaattaataaataatagtttATTACAGTGACAGAGTGACTTGGGTGTAGAGTAACCAGGAACAGTGGCACCTCATTctcattggttttttttttttttttctctctctatcatATTTATCTCTGCATCATTCattctttctcttccttcttttttattttctctcaccTCAACACAGCAGAAGCagcaatgaagaagaagatgatggcaAGCACGGCCATCTCCCTCGTCTTCGCCGCGCTCTTCCTCTTCTCCTCCGTCCACTCTTTCTACCTCCCTGGTGTCGCTCCTCGCGATTTCCAAATTGTAcgttttccatttcatttcttctctctttcGATTCCTTCGTTACTTTTCCTATATTCTTTGAATTTCCACGTTATATGCTTCGTTTGTTTCTCGATCACCTTTAATCCGTCGCAAGACTGCTCGGATCTAGGGTTTTAGCTCCGATCTGCGTCGAATCGGTCTTAAATTCCCCTTGCACtgtgtttgtttttatataacCGATTCTGTGTTCCTGAAAGGTCTAAGTTATCGTTGGATGATTCCTTGGTTCTGATGTTGTTTGATTGACTTTTAGTTTAGAATGTTATGTGATGGAATCGTTAGTTCTGTGGAATGATAATCTCATAATCGTTTTGCCAGTTGAGAAGACGGAATCTAAGGACATCTTTGTGTTTAGTTTTTTAGTCTCACTCTACACTGTTTTCAAGGCGCTTCATCACTTGTGATGAGTGATGAGACTTTGGTTATATTTTGATATGTGCACGTGAAAACTGTATGTGTAATGcggctttatatatatatatatatatatatatatatatatatatatatatatatatatatattgtcttaTGAATTGAAAAATGTAGTGCGTCATTTGCGAATTGTTAGCTATTGATTTGAGAAACTTGGTTTGAGATTgggaaaattttattatttaattttttttcgctgttgttttttgctttctaaTTTTGTGTGTTTGAAGATTGAAGATATTGAGTTATTGTTTCATGTGTGGCACCAGGGTGACCCCCTCTTTGTCAAAGTGAACAAGTTATCATCTACCAAGACTCAACTTCCATATGACTACTACTTCTTGAAGTATTGCAAACCCAAAACGATATTGAACAATGCAGAAAATTTGGGAGAGGTTCTTAGAGGTGATCGTATTGAGAATTCAGTATATACAGTGAGCATCTGTTGCCTCATCCTTTGACATTTGGAtaagatgatgatgaaattcAGTGataattgttttcttgtttagtTGTGTCAactcaaagtttttttttttttccttttctttttccagtTTCATATGAGGAAGGAACAGTCATGTACTGTTGTTTGTCATGAAACATTGGATGCTGAATCTGCAAagagttttaaagaaaaaattgatgatGAATATCGAGTGAACATGTAAGTGGTAAATGTATTGGAGCTAGTGCTTAGTTATGTAGTATAGGTGTATTTAATTAGTTTGCTGAGATTCATTGGCCTGTTGGGTGCTTGTCTATAGGTTTCTGCTTTGAATTTCCCTTGACCCTTGAGTTGAAGCTCTGAATTGAACATGCAGGATTTTGGATAACCTTCCAGTTGCTGTTCGTAGACAAAGGAGGGATGGAGGTCAATCAACAACATATGAACATGGTTTTCGTGTTGGGTTCAAAGGAAACTATCAAGGGGTACAACTCAGCtagaattttcttataaaatttcaaGTATCATTTTTGCCACTCCATATTGTTACAATCTTGCTATTTTCCTACAGAGCAAGGAGGagaagtattttattaataaccacTTGAGTTTCAGAGTCATGTATCACAAGGATCCTGAAACTGGTTCTGCTCGTATTGTTGGATTTGAGGTCACCCCAAACAGGTCTTGTTCTCTTCTCCACCATCTCTCTCTCCTTTAAGGGTGTGTTGCATTCTTATGTTGGCGTAACATGGTTGggtgtttatattttaatattttatatctgGAAAAGGATGCTGTtcgtaagaaagaaaaatgaaacagaTGAGTTGGATTTTTCTCTAATAGATCTTACCTTCTTCATGATGTCACGTTTGTTtgaagataaataatattttggcaTTAGAATCTTATAAGTGGGCTCTTTAGATGATCCTTTCTTCTTTTGTGGTAAATGTCATTACTTGTGCTTTTCTGTATGTGTCAAATTTATTTCTCTAAAATTAAGCACCTGTATGTTGTATTTCTTTCTTGTTTGATTTCAAATGACTGCTTAGTGTGTATTCTGTCTTTCTGATATGAACTCTGTAACTGTAAACAGTATAAATCATGAATACAAGGAGTGGAATGACAAGAATCCACAGGTAACAACATGCAATAAAGATACCAAGAATTTGATGCAAGGTAGTACTGTCCCACAAGAAGTTGATACAAGCAAGGATATTGTATTCACATATGATGTTTCCTTCACGGTATTGCTGATTAAAATCTTGGCTACCAATAAACTTTCACCTCATTTGTTATGATACGTTATGGCAAGTTTGTTGGTACTTTTTCAGGAAAGTGATATCAAATGGGCATCACGGTGGGACACATATCTTTTAATGAATGATGATCAGATCCACTGGTTCTCCATCATTAACTCTCTGATGATTGTTCTTTTCCTGTCTGGAATGGTGGCAATGATCATGATGAGAACTCTTTTCAGAGACATTGCCAATTATAATCAGCTAGAAACCCAAGATGAGGCCCAAGAAGAAACAGGGTGGAAACTTGTTCATGGAGATGTTTTTAGGCCAccaatcaattcaaatttgcttTGTGTTTATGTTGGTACTGGTGTTCAGATCTTTGCAATGACACTTGTGACAATGATATTTGCTTTGCTAGGGT contains:
- the LOC100780529 gene encoding transmembrane 9 superfamily member 7, which translates into the protein MKKKMMASTAISLVFAALFLFSSVHSFYLPGVAPRDFQIGDPLFVKVNKLSSTKTQLPYDYYFLKYCKPKTILNNAENLGEVLRGDRIENSVYTFHMRKEQSCTVVCHETLDAESAKSFKEKIDDEYRVNMILDNLPVAVRRQRRDGGQSTTYEHGFRVGFKGNYQGSKEEKYFINNHLSFRVMYHKDPETGSARIVGFEVTPNSINHEYKEWNDKNPQVTTCNKDTKNLMQGSTVPQEVDTSKDIVFTYDVSFTESDIKWASRWDTYLLMNDDQIHWFSIINSLMIVLFLSGMVAMIMMRTLFRDIANYNQLETQDEAQEETGWKLVHGDVFRPPINSNLLCVYVGTGVQIFAMTLVTMIFALLGFLSPSNRGGLMTAMVLLWVFMGLFAGYSSARLYKMFKGTEWKRNTLKTAFMFPGILFAVFFVLNALIWGEQSSGAVPFGTMFALVCLWFGISVPLVFVGSYLGFKKPAIEDPVKTNKIPRQVPEQAWYMKSVFSILIGGILPFGAVFIELFFILTSIWLNQFYYIFGFLFIVFVILLITCAEITIVLCYFQLCSEDYNWWWRSYLTAGSSALYLFLYSIFYFFTKLEISKLVSGILYFGYMIIVSYAFFVLTGTIGFYACFWFVRKIYSSVKID